One genomic window of Monodelphis domestica isolate mMonDom1 chromosome 1, mMonDom1.pri, whole genome shotgun sequence includes the following:
- the LOC130456272 gene encoding small glutamine-rich tetratricopeptide repeat-containing protein alpha-like: MEDRKRLAYSIIQFLHDQVKHGRLSSDAQESLEASIQCLETAFEVTVDDRHLAVSQTLPEIFEAAIERGEVRNIHKNSEPIPTIDKETPEAERFKRKGNEQMKKENFEEAVSFYGKAIELNPTNAVYFCNRAAAYSKIGDYAGAMKDCERAIGIDPYYSKAYGRMGLALLSLNKHKEAVGYYKKALELDPDNDMYKTNFKLAQKKMKETSDATENTGGIDLAGLLSNPGLRNMASNLMNNPQVQQVVSGVASSIQNHSGAARGNRSPNNISNLLQAGQHFAQQLQQQNPELIEQLKNQIRSRSSKTSNDDQKE, translated from the coding sequence ATGGAGGACAGGAAGCGCCTTGCTTATTCAATCATTCAGTTCCTGCATGACCAAGTGAAACATGGAAGACTCTCTTCTGATGCCCAGGAGAGTTTGGAAGCTTCAATCCAGTGCCTGGAGACAGCTTTTGAGGTGACTGTTGATGACCGACATCTAGCTGTATCACAAACTCTGCCAGAAATATTTGAAGCTGCTATAGAAAGAGGAGAGGTGCGCAACATACACAAGAATTCTGAGCCCATCCCCACCATTGATAAAGAGACACCTGAAGCTGAAAGattcaaaaggaaaggaaatgaacaaatgaaaaaggaaaactttGAAGAGGCAGTCTCTTTCTATGGAAAAGCAATTGAATTAAATCCAACCAATGCAGTGTATTTTTGCAACAGAGCTGCGGCCTACAGCAAAATTGGAGATTATGCAGGTGCTATGAAAGACTGTGAAAGAGCCATTGGCATAGACCCCTACTACAGCAAAGCCTATGGCAGAATGGGATtagcacttttaagtttaaacAAGCACAAGGAGGCTGTGGGCTACTATAAGAAGGCCCTGGAGCTGGACCCAGACAATGACATGTACAAAACAAACTTCAAGTTAgctcaaaagaaaatgaaagaaacatcCGATGCTACAGAAAACACTGGAGGCATTGACCTAGCTGGCTTACTGAGTAACCCAGGTCTGAGGAATATGGCATCAAACCTCATGAATAATCCTCAAGTACAGCAAGTTGTGTCTGGGGTGGCATCAAGTATCCAAAATCATTCTGGAGCTGCCAGAGGCAACCGTTCTCCAAATAACATCTCCAACCTCCTCCAGGCAGGCCAACATTTTGCTCAGCAGCTACAGCAACAAAATCCAGAGTTGATAGAACAGCTCAAAAACCAGATTAGGAGTCGAAGCTCCAAAACCAGCAATGATGATcagaaggaatga